Part of the Arachis hypogaea cultivar Tifrunner chromosome 6, arahy.Tifrunner.gnm2.J5K5, whole genome shotgun sequence genome, CGCTGTTGTTCTCGTTTTTGCCTATCATCTCGGCTACTACTACCATGCATTTCCTTCATTTGTTTGAAACGCTGTAATCACACAAGgaatttgcattaaaagaaaaataaaattttgtgccaatttgggaaCCAAGTTAGTATTTAAGTAAATTGACTACCTTTCTGTGATTGTGATCATAAGAGCTCAAGTGTGCTTCAAATTCCATTGCCAATTTGTATTGCTTGTTGCAGAGTTCACAATAGAACACCTTTCGAATTTCTTTCACTTCGGTTTGAATTTTTTGTTCGCGTTCTGCTAACACCTGAATTTTCATAATGTGCACGAAGCAGGGCAGAAGAAGCCACCAGGTAATAAAAACTGCAGGAAATTCTCAAGATCTTCCAAAGTTGATGGTTCCTTATGACATACCAATCCGGTCAAAAGACATGCATATATGGTATATGCTGCCTTCTGCTACTAGGTTCAGGTTTAAGAAAATGGATACATCAACCTCAATACTACTACATGGTTCATGCACTAAGAACAACTACAAAGGAAATTATGAGGCATACCTCCCGCTTTCTCACATTTTCCTCTGTCTCCTCCAACTCAATATCTAGTTTTCTTCGCTGGATATTTTCCTCTGCGGTGAAAAAATCATCCTCCTCTTGTTTACCAACCCCAAGTCTTGGATCTCTCATCCCCGACTTTATTGGCTCAATGATTCCTACACGAATTAGATGGACAATTTAACAAAGAAATCATTTGATCCAAGTGTATGGCAAAACCAAATTGTATTTTGCCAAAGCATCCCATAGTTAGGaacatacacaattaatatttaaaaggaagaaaataaaattatctttgtTACCAAAATGACTATCTACCAGGAGAGTAAAGTGCAAGCCCAccattaacaaattaaataatgaaGCAGCACAAGAGAAGTATCGCAACTCTTCTGCAAAAGTGTTTTTACTTTGCAGAACACTAAATGGAGTTTCTAAATGCCACATAGGGAACTATTCTTATTCTTAATGGATACAAAATTtacgaaaagaaaaaatataacagATAGAATTACAATAATTGCTGCAATAGTCTATGAAAACAACTACATGCAGATGTATGGACAAGAAAGAAGAAACAGTGAGATGTACATTCTTAAGTTTTGAATGTTCATAGGGTATTATATACCACTGCAATAAGTGATTTAGCGGGAAGAAAAACTTGTGAGTTCATCAACACCACTAAGAATTGATGATAAAGGACTTAATGAAAGTCACACAGCATACAAGGATAGACAATGGCTAAATGCATTCCTATTAAGTAGATTAAAGAGAGGAAGAGATTGATAACTATTGATGAAAATAATACAATAACAGACCTTGCTCATCCTTCCCAAGACCTTTTCCTTTCCAACCCATCTTTTGGAGAAGCTTGAAGCCAATATTAGATGATGTTAACTGCGTATCAAGGGATGCTTGTTCTACATTTTCCAGGTCAACATTCTCTGTTGGCCTGTGGTTGATCGGCAAACGAAAATCCTCCAACGAATTCTCAACAAAGGAGTCCTGATATGCCTGTAACAAGCACTTCATCTCAACACATATAGAAATGAAATAACAACAATAGTTGTGCAAGCTGACATAATTGATTTACCACTTACCAGTATCAAAtgttaattttcttaaatcagcAACTTGTAgcagataaaaatatatatataaaactcaaACAGCTTcttcaacaaacaaaacaaagaaatcaaatctagtACCTGGTCTCTTTTATGTTGTCTCCTGTCTCGGCCACTGCCAGTGTCCTGTCTGCCATTGGTCCAACGATAGTCCATTATGCATGTAGCTGCAAAGTCACAAGAAACAAACATAACAATAAGATGCAAAGATATTTATTGACATAGGATCAACAAGCACATCAAAAACCCTTACTCAAAACACAAGCTTTTGAACATACATATGAAATTACAAGCTCCGGGTAATTGAAAAGCAGGCCTATATAGTACATATATCCATGTAGTTCAAGTTACATAAAATTAAAAGTACCCAACCCAGGTTGAAAAGCTAGGATTTTGCACAACCCTTTTGAAATTCAACCAAAACCCAGCTgtgaaataaacaaataaataaataaatagagagtATGGATTGAGAAAACCCTAGCTCAGAAGAGTGTATGGTATCGGAAAGAGGATACCTTAATTCAAAGTTGTTATGGCAAAGATACGGTGCTTGCGTTGGATGATGTTTTGGGATTTCAATGCATAGTCTTCAGCATTCAGATTTATTGATATTTCAGATTTGATCACGAAAATAAACGGATCACACCgatttatttttgtaataaaaaaagaaaagaaaaagaaaaacataaattaattaactaattaagaatGGACCGTGTTGACTATTGACTTTTGAAAATATGGGTTTGGGCCGTTTCTGTTGCTACAAAAAATTCTAAACTAATCTTTCATAAAATTGAAAGAAGCCTAAAACCCAAACTATAAAAGAGGGTGAATGAAACCAACTTGGGTTAGTCGAGTAGTCAGCTCACTAGTTCTTTTAAGTAAGTGTTGAGAGTTCGAATTCcatcttgtgcatgcagcaactcattgacCAATAGTAGactcttaaatggagctcagatccaCAACGGTAGACCTTTAAATGGAACTCAGATCCACAACAAATTAGTCCTTGACCTATTGGGTTGAAAGATACCGTAGACAACTAAAAAAAAGGTGAATGATTTTTTGATGCTACATCATTTTGCACTAATATTAGTGCATAAATAGATTAATGGTTAGATGAAGACAATATAATTCAACGGTTTTTAATtagtagaatttattttttataatttgaacccaataattttatattatttatttatttttaacatattgaCTCTAATTAtgatgaaaaattaatttttaacactAAGAAATGATTCACCCTTAAAGAGtgagaattttttttaagaataaactCCAAGTATAAATGATAGTTgtttattgaatttgaattttaccttgtataatttattagttaataacaaacttttaaatagaacttagataataataaattagttaataattatttaaacgatatattttataaataatttttatttatcaaaagatGTAGTTGAACAAAATTAGAAATTACTTATTGATTATTGGCCAATGAATATCCAAAAATTTATGTTTAGTGACTAAAGAAGAGaaatttattaattagaaaatataataaaagaaaatgatgAATATTATTATCCGGATTTGGATcctcttaattttaaattttattttagagaaaaaaatgtgatatctcactatttattttataagtaggattaagagaaaatatgagaaaaaaattatttaagaacgAGAAATCACATTTTAtcatctaaaataaaaattcaaaatttaaagaatcaAAATTCTTATTATGCAATTGATTACTACTAGTAACAAGCACCAGTTTATTTAGTTTATATCAACTTCTTGTATCTGCTATGGAGACCATATCACTAaagaggcctgctacacatacaagctttttggcttacaagttatACAAGTTGTTCCAAGTCCAAGAAAAAAACACGCACTCCTTTAATAACACATTCACTCTTCGTCTTCTTCCTCGATCAAAACGCAAACCATGATGAAAAAAATAAGCGCCCCTTCCACAACACgttcactcttcctcttcttcctcaatcaaaacgcctcgcaaagagtagaagaaatcaagaagaaaagatacaaatctccatcaaaaatcaccagaaaaaaggaagaaacattattcaaggtactattttactgtttttctaagtttttcttctAGATTGTCTCTACCATGtatccttaaccagcaaaacattaaaagatttcaagaagaaatatattgTCTCTCCctgttttgggtgtattttttaaatcctttgggtgtatttctgtaatcctttgggtgtatttctgtaactgtttgggtgtatttctataatcttttctgtaaccgtttgggtgtatttttgtaaccATTTAGGTGTatttatgtaatcgtttgggtgtatttctaaagttccattatcttcaaaacgatttcaatgctatttcagaaaccatgaaaataaaaaaaaacgaagcaaagagagaaagcatgaaggagatccaacaaattcggcaagaaactcgaaaaaaaacgaaatattttgaaaaatggaaCTTATATATTTGTgcgttaattgatttgaattgatttaaaattctgtTAAAAATGCACGTAACAAGCAACCCGTTTATTGGATGGGTTTCATTTAGACTTGTAAAGCTTGTAAATACAAAACACTTATATGTAGATATTAATCCATCACGAAAATTAAAGCGCAAAAACAGTTAAAGCATGCTAATTATATATCTAATTAAGGACCCTTTAACATAATTAATtaccattttattttattcgCAGTAGATGCGAATATCTCTAAGATAAATCCCACAATAGCTACAAATTTGTACTAGACTAGATAGATATATATGTACAAGATATAAAGTTTTAGAATATCGAAAAGGAAGAGAATAAATTGTACAGAGAAACTTGTCTATCCAAACCAAAAGATCATTTAATTTATATGTATGTTGCAGCTTTTGCTAGTAGTGATGATGAAACGTTTGCATCAAAAGAACCTTTAGCTTAGTTCCACGTTGCTTTTCACATAGCTCTATATACATACATAGATAGCATTATGCTGAAAATCCTAGGAATGAAGTTAACCTTCTCAGAAGATGTTATGAGATAGATATCGCTTTCACACAATCCTGctttaatttttataacataCTCAATTCAGTGAACTTATTTTCTTCTTAATTATAACAGCTATGATCTTTATCTAAAGTATATGAATGGAAGGAAGCTAAACTCGTTTAATAAGATTGTCCTCATTATTCTTAAATGTGATTACAGCAAAGAGAAGCACCATCACATCACAATGGCTTAAAATAGCAAGAAGGAATATATTATTGTAGGggctaattatattttatatataaatatagaaaaGGGAATACACATATAATATATACAGTTCCGTGTGCCTAAAAGTACATGTTGGTATGCCAAACCTTGGCCCTTAAaaggtattttaattttaatataattaagatTTTTTGCAGATTCCTCATGACAGCTTGAAGGCAATAAGATAATGATGGAAATTAAAGAACCAAAGTTCATTTTCCTTCCAAGAACAGCAATTTTGAAATTAAACTTGTGATGTAATACTGTTTTTTGTGAACCTTTTTCTTCTGATCTCTTAGCTGGTCACCATCTCAAAGGCACTAAGTACTTTTCTACGGTTGGTAGAGAATAGCTTAGAAGAATAATGAACTTTGTTTCAAAAAGCACCTAAACAGAACTCTCTTTTTGtcttaaaatatttgagaaacaCCTAAACCTTACACTCATCACTATATGCCCCAAAATACAAAAACATGAAAGCATTTTTTGACCACTTCACTCACTCAATACCCAATTCCTCTTATTCTTTATGCTAAAGTTATGCATTTCTTGTCTTCATTTTATGTTTAGGCATTGTCATTGTAAACACACAAAAATATCTCATCCATATACAATTTTGCTTTTCCCCTTAATGGAAATCTTAACCTgatcacaaattattttttatacaagCTGATGGAAAATTTGTTGGAATTTTGAGTTAATTAACTTTAGATTAAGAAATTAGTATATCTGAAAGAACTTGAGTTCATTAGTCCTACTTTCTATACAATATTTTCTCTGTTATTAGAAAAGGCCATTATATTCCAAGTTTTGTGAAATGAATGCTAAAAGTTTAGTTATTATGCTTCTaagattagaataaaaaattgttGCCCAGTGAAGAAATTTGCAGCTGTAAAGTTGCAATAGAGTGAATAATGCATGTTAGTATAGCCAAGAGAGAAAGGATAAATCCTAGTGCACCAGCAATAATAAGAGTGAGTGCATAAAAAGGAAATTTGGTAGGTAGGTATAAGTCTACTCTACTCTACTCTACTCTACTCTAGTACGTACGTACAAATGTACACAAAAGTCATGCATGAAGATCCAATAATAAAATGTATCTGTCTTACAAATAAAGAAAAGGGTGAAGTGAAAATTGAAGGGCAAATAGAAACCACTGGACCACAGAAAATGTGCCTTTTTATTAAAGTTGGAACATTGTTCACTGTTCCACTGTCAGTTTTCATTTGAACCATGAATGTTGGTCATTGCATGGTTTCACAATTGAATCAGATTCTCCACACCCTACCCTTTTCTCAGCTTCACAAAGCTAGCCTAGTCCTATAAATTGAGACACACCTAGCCTCCAACTTCTACTTAACTCAACACACTACAACACACTAGTCTTAGTGTGTGTGTTTTTCATTCATATCTAACCATGGGGGGCAACAACAGGCAAAGGAAATCTTCATCATTCATGTCTGTATTCAGCATTTTCAAATCAAACAACAGGCAGAGAggtaattattattatgaagaAGGGACAAAGGCAGTTACAAAAGTGTGGCCTAGTGATGAAGACAGAGGAAGGTGGGGTGTGGCTGATCCTGTCATTGACATGAAGGCCTCTGCTTTCATTGCCAAATACAAGAAACGCATTTCTGACTCTGAAGTTCACTGCCATGCAGCTCATCATGTCCAGAAGTaacaattttgtttcttttattttgtaattattttttatttcattgtaaCTCTCATCCATCTCTTGTACTTAGGtactatatattattcattacAGTTTACATCATGTACTCCTCTCTCAactacaaacaaataaataaatgttaACATCAATAAACAAGAATAACTTTGTCATTTCAAAGCTTCTCTTGTAATTGATCTATAAATGTAAAAACGGACACATTGTCCCAATTGTTGTAAAATCACATGAGAAAAATAACTTCATTTGAATCATTTTACAAAACTCTTCGCTGTTCGAATAAATACTTACTTAAACATCGGAGTGTCTTGATATCTACAatattgtattaaaaaaaaaactccaaaGAGTTAGTAAAGCTAATTAACTAACAAGTTATATCTATACCTTAGTTGAAGTTGAGGCATACCAAAGAAGTTTGTAAGActgataattataaattatagcttaattcgtcactcaaaattaatttaaaaggtaAGTTATCTAGCATCtataataattactgaaattATATTCTTAATTAACTTGTTATTTATAATACTAGAGTGAGACTCACGGAGAGAtagattatttatactatatagtatattttaataaatgttatattaaaaaatattttagagaacatattataaatagattttgaatttatttatttttaaaaaagacataggttatttatattagagttatacaaaattgtatttttctttttttttcatttttcaattcGTATTAATGGCTAtactttgtctttttttttgcGGTTTTTTGTctgtttgtaaataattaaaaaaataaatgaataaaaatgaaaaatatataaaaatgttatattaaattcaaaaaattttgacaattagtatgagagattaagaaataaagagtagtaagagtcttaatatgtataagttgtagaatttgaatatttgtaactgaaattttttataattattattatgatacttttaatatatatttattgcatttaattagtacttgatgtttcaattgaataataatagataaaagctttttgttttaattttttaaaaacattttactAATTTTACTAAATAGTAATTGGTTGGTTTTTATCTTTTGCCAAGTCATTAATTAGAATTGCTGATATGACATTATTAGTAAAGAAAAAATGGCTTAAATTTATTGCGGAGAGAATTGGTATAtgcttttatatattataaatagataaatagatagataaaGAGATACTTTTCTTACACCTAGGTGGCACATAACAAGTGATCATGATCACTGATTTTACAATTGAACAtgcttaatttaatataaaaaaaggtCTCGATTGATACAAAAtttgtaataaactaataattattgCTCTGCCAATATCCAGAATAGTAACAAATGATATTTACACTTATCCGAAGTTTGGTGAAAACTTATAAATGTGATATGAATAAAAAATGAAGTGAATGTGAATGATAGGTGTTGGAATTGTTGGTCAAAGAAGTGTTTAAGGAGCAGATAGAACCGTACTCTAACATTTGGATTCATGTCAGCCACTGTTGTGGTCGAGTTTCCTTTATCCCTTTTTACCAAATTACATGCAAATCAAGCCTGCAGGGActttccatcaaggaagaaatcataatttatgtttaattttgatTATTCAGATAAATCTAACcattattttaattcatcttttctGAAGAAGTTCATTCAAATGAACGCATAGCTCTATTTATCATAAATTGAGTGGTACAATAATAACGtgacataattaataaatttcaTGGAATAAACAGATAATCTGTTAGTTAAAAGAAATGGTCAAATCAGTCAATATATGTTTGTGTATAAATGTATgatattgaatttatttttagtgtttattttgtattttaatatgtattttatatgaatgtttttttttgtatatataacacaactgtaaaaaaaataaaatacaattttttaatcaacaaaagataaaaataaaaatgacaaaattaaCCAATGTTATTTGAAATAATCGTAATTTTTTTAGACAATAGGAGACTTTATATATATACTCGCTCATGAATAATATGAAGCTAATTAATCAGTAACATAGAATAAGAGTAGGGTGTTAGGTAAAAAACTTCAGTGAGCACAAAATTAGGGTAAGCTTTTACTAGGTTGGGAGGAGTAACGATCGAACCTGATTAAATGGagaaattcaaacatatgcagcCGAGTGTTAGGTTAGATTGAAAGTTGTGTGAATTATGTTATACATAAATGGCGTGAAGCCATGAAAATAAAGAATTGATTCCATAAGCAGCACAAAGTGTAGAAAAGTGAATTGCATAAAGTGCATGAATGAGAaagaagcaataatttaagtaatAACGTGAATCTTGATAGGAGTAGAAGCAAGTACAAAATTCAAAGCATAACCAACAATCGTGCATTATTGACAGTAGTCTTCACCAAAAGTGTGTGTGTGTCAAGTACAAAACTAAAACTAGCGGACCACACAAAATGTGCCTTAGCTTTTACCAAAATGTGGTACCAACCATTGAACCCCATCGAGCTCATTGTGTTAGATTCTTCCCTAGCTAGATACAATTCACTATTTACTATTTTACTctatcaaaatattataaaattgattGCGATTTGGCCGCTGGCTTGGGAAATAGAATTCAAGAAAGTTGAGTGTAAATTAGATTGTCTAAATTAGAGTAGAGAGAGATATAATCATGAAgatttttaacattaaattttatcaaTCTTAGACAGTGCGATTTAATCTCATGAAAAGAAAGACAAATGGTGTGGCTGACTTTCTTACAAAATAAATGAACAAGTGCGTACCTAATTAAATATATTCGAACTCCAAATAATGATATTTTCTCGCAATTTTTGTATTCATATTTTTCTTCCCAAGTTTTGTGtatgaacaaaataaaaatcataatttattttaacttatcattaaataaaatataaaatactaatttttgtgtctcttttttttgtgttttgttttgtcttgtcctgtcctgttTTCAGAATCAAATCAGTCTGAAGAAGAGTTagtcttcgttttttttttatttctctttcttttgttgttatacaaaaaaaataatcaaaatatatataaaaaaagttaaagtagttgttcaaaaataatttctttataattagacaattttgaaaaatatcacaTTTTAAAAACTTTTCTCCTTTTTGAATGTACTATATATGTAGTATTTATTCCCCCAGCAATTAGCACTATAAATTGAGCAGCACTATGAATTTATGATTATTGAGAAGTTGAGATGGGAGGTAACAAGAGGCAAGGGAAGTCTTCTTTGATGAGTTTGTCTGGTTTTGTTTTGAGGGTCTTCAAATGGAAGAAGAGCAGAGGAGTAGGGCAGTGTGAAATGTGTGATTCATGGGGAAAAGTGTGGCCAAGTGACGAAGACAAAGGTCGTTGGGGTGTTGCAGAACCCGGCATTGACAAGAAAGCTGATGCTTTCATTGCTCACCGTAGGAGCCGTACTTTCTGTGAACCTTCTTCAACTTGATTTGCAACTCTCATCTTCTACTAACCCTACCCTACATGCAACTATATATTATTCTATCAATTTATTAcatcttgtttatttatttattgatgtgAACTTGGTGTgttcatcaatatatatatacataagaaaATGCTTCTTCTACTTGTAACATGCATATGAACAATGAGTTCGTTCTATTAATTACGATCCCAGCAATTCTCCTCTCATGCTTAATTATTAGATTCATATATATGCATCTAAGAATAATGAATTAGAACACTTAAGGGTACAATTTTCACGCTATATATGTTTAAGTTCTATAGATTTCATATtaataattcataaatttattttcataacAGTATAGCACAGTAGCAACTAGTAAGTAATAACTAtatatttcattttcttttttttcatgtaTATATTGGTTATTGTTTAGTAATGTTCGCTTTAACTTTGAAGTGGAATTAGATAGTCCTTCAAttcgataaaaaaaaatataggtagataatgaaaatactaaataatgtgaataatagatatatcggatgttcattttactaggggtatgaatggttattttaatattaagatttaggtagataatttaaaaatatagtgtatttttatttaattggtggTTGTTTATATTATTCAATATGATCGTTGTTTATCTAACACTCTGCCATAACACTCTCcattcaataattattatatgtaATTCCAATTGCACTATATGCCTGTATAATTAACAAAGCATTAAAAAGATATTCCAACAAAATCAGAAAATTGTGGTAAATGTCTAGAGATTATTGCTACACTTTACACTTCACTGCTGCATGGTTAATTGATGCTCACGCTATATTAAAATTGAGGGATTTAATTTATTCCTAAAAATTATAGTGTCTGTACTTATAAATGCTCTAGACGGCTAGACCATATTATTTGAGATAGAGATGTAAAAATGCAATACGCATAATCTAAATTTGCTCTTAATCAGCG contains:
- the LOC112695624 gene encoding uncharacterized protein, producing the protein MDYRWTNGRQDTGSGRDRRQHKRDQAYQDSFVENSLEDFRLPINHRPTENVDLENVEQASLDTQLTSSNIGFKLLQKMGWKGKGLGKDEQGIIEPIKSGMRDPRLGVGKQEEDDFFTAEENIQRRKLDIELEETEENVRKREVLAEREQKIQTEVKEIRKVFYCELCNKQYKLAMEFEAHLSSYDHNHRKRFKQMKEMHGSSSRDDRQKREQQRQEKEMAKFAQMADAQKQQRLQLQQESGSASASSESKTATALTDQEQRNTLKFGFSSKGTASKVSVGIKKPNIAKKKNVPISSIFGNDSDEE